Genomic segment of Pseudothermotoga hypogea DSM 11164 = NBRC 106472:
ACGTTTCTGCCCCACTAGATCGGTTAGATGCGCCAGACTCTTTGATTTCTGACAGCGGAACTCTAAACGAATTCCAAATGAACGATCAAGACGGCGGCATCCCTCTGAGGATGCCGCTTTTTTAGTGAGGAGTTTAGCACTCGAAATCGCGGCCAAATCGAGTTAATAGATCGTAAGCTCTCTTCAACGATTCGAGGATCTTCTTCAGATTCTCAGGACAACACGCGAAGTTCAATCTTACACCCTTGGGTTCACCAAAATCCGCACCGTTGTTCAGATAGACCTTAGCTTTTTCCAAAAAGAACTTCTGCGGATTCTCTAATCCGAGGTTCGAACAATCCAGCCACATCAAGAAAGTCGCTTCTGGCAAGGGAACGTCGATCAGCGGCATGTTTTGTTTTATGAAACTGTACGCGAAATCTCTGTTTTGACGAAGTTTCTGTAGCAAAGCTCTGAGCCATTCTTCACATTCCGTGTAGGCGATTTGCAAAGCCAAAGCTCCGAAGATGTTCGGTGTTGTCAGTTCAAAAGCTTCCAAAGCTTCGTTGTAAAGCTTTCTCAACTTCTCGTTCGGCACTATTCCATACCCGTTCGTCAAGCCAGGCACGTTGAAGCTCTTGCCAGCGGAGTTCAAAACGATCACGTTTTCAAGACCAGCCTTGAGGATCGTCGTGAATCGGAACGGTTCGTACACGATGTCTGCGTGTATCTCGTCGCTGATGATGATGGTCCCATACCTCGAACAAAGTTGAGCAAGTTCCTTCAACTCCTCGTACATCCACGCCCTTCCAACAGGATTGTGTGGGTTTGAAAGGATGATCAACTTGATCTTCCTTCTGGACAAAGTGCCTTCGAGATCCTCAAGGTCCATGACGTATCTATCGTTCACTCTTTTCAGTCTGTTCTCCACGATCCGTCGCTTGTTTCTTCTGATCACGTTGAAGAAAGGTGGGTACACAGGTGGTTGAATGACGATCTCATCGTTGGGTTCTGTGAGAACGTTGATGAACAACGCCATCATGGGCATAACATTGGGGCCGTCTACGATCCAACTCTTTTCCACGGAGAAACCATGCCTCTTCTCGTACCACTGAGCGATCGCTTCGTAGTATTCGCTCGGTCTGAACGTGTAGCCGAAGACCGCGTGTTCGACTCTCTTACGGAACGCCTCGAGCATGTTGGGGCACACCTTCACGTCCATGTCCGCGATCCATGCCGGTAAGACGTCATCACCGTACTTGGCCCTGATGGCATCATACTTGACACAGTTAGAATGACTTCTGTCTACGTACTCGATCTGCACAAGCATTCTCCTTTCGCAAAGTTTGGCAAGCTTTCTAACAGAAAGATAGCACACCCCGAACAGAATCAAAAAGTCTTCATTCGGAGGCAATACAACTTTGCGAA
This window contains:
- a CDS encoding MalY/PatB family protein, translated to MILFGVCYLSVRKLAKLCERRMLVQIEYVDRSHSNCVKYDAIRAKYGDDVLPAWIADMDVKVCPNMLEAFRKRVEHAVFGYTFRPSEYYEAIAQWYEKRHGFSVEKSWIVDGPNVMPMMALFINVLTEPNDEIVIQPPVYPPFFNVIRRNKRRIVENRLKRVNDRYVMDLEDLEGTLSRRKIKLIILSNPHNPVGRAWMYEELKELAQLCSRYGTIIISDEIHADIVYEPFRFTTILKAGLENVIVLNSAGKSFNVPGLTNGYGIVPNEKLRKLYNEALEAFELTTPNIFGALALQIAYTECEEWLRALLQKLRQNRDFAYSFIKQNMPLIDVPLPEATFLMWLDCSNLGLENPQKFFLEKAKVYLNNGADFGEPKGVRLNFACCPENLKKILESLKRAYDLLTRFGRDFEC